A window from Chitinophaga filiformis encodes these proteins:
- a CDS encoding SusD/RagB family nutrient-binding outer membrane lipoprotein gives MKKGLLYITLGLTLFSSGCTHDFDEINTDPVAVDASRYNANLLLSRAQYQYANTGYAQLLFESMWPQLLASTYNYYSNGDKYVASSGIIGYQNQLWSDDYRAASLAYEMIQLANEKQLTNLANVGTIMKVLIMQHITDCYGDVPYSEALKGKTNTFTPVYDTQEAIYTSMLSELETAINGLDASKDQITSDLFYGGNIPKWKRFGYSLMLRSAMRLVRANPTLARQYAEKAAAGGTFEGIGDNAVCPTDNSTGNGNGTSSALLVTEDYREVKWSKPLIDYLKANNDPRLGVAAEVPPAGLKNGTNSSLPGDKTPSAQIGMPNGYDLAGGATDITKRSDYPGSTGAAGDIYPLGKYSRPTTAVYLGRSAPNFVLTYAETELLLAEAAVRGWTIPGTAAGHYRNGVSAALQSLATFSSAAAINAGTADAYADAHPLDQSSANASLKMINEQYWATDGLLFNFIEAWINWRRSGYPVLTPVNYIGNFTGGTIPRRIAYQTTEASTNPTNYQAAVGRLDKGDTYTSRVWWDAQ, from the coding sequence ATGAAAAAAGGTTTGCTATATATAACACTGGGTCTGACACTGTTCTCTTCAGGTTGTACCCATGATTTTGATGAAATTAACACCGACCCGGTTGCTGTGGATGCTTCAAGGTATAATGCTAATCTGCTGCTTTCCAGGGCGCAATATCAGTATGCTAATACAGGATATGCACAATTGCTGTTCGAAAGTATGTGGCCGCAATTATTGGCTTCTACTTACAATTACTATAGCAATGGTGATAAATATGTTGCATCATCCGGTATCATAGGTTATCAGAACCAGTTGTGGAGTGATGATTACAGGGCTGCCAGCCTTGCTTACGAAATGATACAGCTGGCTAATGAGAAACAATTGACGAACCTCGCCAATGTGGGTACTATTATGAAAGTGTTGATCATGCAGCATATCACTGATTGCTATGGCGACGTGCCTTATTCCGAAGCACTGAAAGGCAAGACAAATACGTTCACGCCGGTATACGATACGCAGGAAGCAATCTATACTTCCATGCTGTCAGAACTGGAGACTGCTATTAATGGGCTGGACGCATCAAAAGATCAGATCACCTCAGACCTTTTCTATGGTGGTAACATTCCGAAATGGAAGAGATTTGGTTATTCACTGATGTTACGTTCTGCTATGCGCCTGGTGAGGGCTAATCCTACACTGGCTCGCCAGTATGCTGAAAAAGCTGCAGCAGGCGGTACTTTTGAGGGTATAGGTGACAATGCTGTCTGCCCTACCGATAACTCTACCGGTAACGGTAACGGTACCAGCAGTGCTTTGTTGGTTACAGAAGACTACAGGGAAGTAAAATGGTCAAAACCACTGATCGACTATCTGAAAGCTAACAATGACCCTCGCCTGGGCGTAGCGGCGGAAGTACCGCCTGCTGGTCTGAAAAATGGAACCAATAGTTCCTTGCCGGGTGATAAAACACCCAGCGCGCAGATCGGTATGCCTAATGGCTATGATCTGGCAGGGGGCGCCACAGACATTACCAAGAGGTCAGATTATCCGGGAAGTACAGGTGCAGCAGGCGATATCTATCCTTTAGGTAAATATTCCCGTCCTACTACCGCTGTGTATCTCGGCCGCAGTGCTCCGAATTTCGTGCTGACCTATGCTGAAACAGAACTGTTACTGGCAGAAGCAGCTGTACGTGGCTGGACTATTCCAGGTACTGCTGCCGGTCACTACAGGAACGGAGTATCTGCAGCTTTACAGTCACTGGCCACCTTCAGCTCAGCTGCTGCTATCAATGCTGGTACTGCCGACGCCTATGCTGACGCTCATCCGCTGGATCAAAGCAGTGCAAATGCTTCACTGAAAATGATTAATGAACAGTACTGGGCGACTGATGGTTTGCTGTTCAACTTTATTGAAGCATGGATTAATTGGAGAAGATCTGGTTATCCTGTGCTGACTCCTGTTAACTACATAGGTAATTTCACCGGTGGTACCATACCAAGAAGAATTGCTTACCAGACAACAGAAGCATCTACTAATCCAACTAACTACCAGGCCGCTGTAGGTCGCCTTGATAAAGGTGATACCTACACTTCCAGAGTATGGTGGGATGCGCAATAA